Genomic segment of Heliangelus exortis chromosome 7, bHelExo1.hap1, whole genome shotgun sequence:
TACCCAACTAACTAGACTTTCTTTACTAACTCtggaattgttttgtttttagaaacAGTACCATTTGGTGAATTTTTAACTACTGGGGAGAATGTTGACTTGCAAGATAAATGAGAACCTGCATCCTTTAGTATAGAAGCAGAAAGGCCAGGGTTGCTGGGTTGGTAAATCTTTGGCATACTAAGACTTCAGTATATTTACTCTCTGAAGAGGTTCCCTTGTGCCAGTCTTGTTTTGCCTAGTGACTGTttgcaggattttatttttaagaagcttCTGTTTTGAAGCTCTTAATAGCAATTTATGGGCAAAAAGGGGTGTAACTGACCGTTTCCAGCACAAAGTTTTCAGAACCTGTGGTTCACAAGTGCTAGACTAATTTAAACACTTCCAAATCAATTTGAAGTTTGTACCTACAGAGAGGTATGACATAATTTCAATTAAGAAACTGGGGATGCTTACTATTAGTATAAAGTTCTATTTGTGTAAGTTATTACATTGTTAGCATTATCCCCAGCAGGATCAAATGAGACAGTGATAATATTTTCAGACCCGGCTACactattattttgctttagagAAAAGATTAATTGTTTATACATGTGGACAATAAAAATCTTGAGACTCTCAACAAATGTTTTATCTATATTTGAGATGCAGTTACAGGAAAGGACTAATTCTGCATAGACTGGCTCAGTAAGGATTACTGCCTTGAGTTAGACAAGCACCAAGGGTCATTCAGGTTatgaaaatacagtttgtttAAACTGAGCTTTTTTGATGAGTTTAGTGTTGCAGGATCTGACTTTGAATTTATAGACACACTGCATGGGTTTATGTGCTTTATAAGTTGTCTTGCTCCTTTAAAACACTTGAAGGAGggtattaaaaaatgaatgGAGAATATAGTGGAGAATATTTGTAAGgctttcataattttttcatctttttaagaaaaaagactgTAGAGCTTTATGAGTGAGGGAGAAAATAATATACAAAATTCATAGTAAGATGCTTTGTACTAGTTAGTAGTGTCGTTCATACTCTTGTAAAGCAAGATGCTGATGACCACATGGAACAGTTGTGTAACTTGGTTGTCTTTTTAAACTAATTAGAAAATAAGCCTTAGTATTTCTGATTAGAGCTTCCCACTCATTTCTGCAGCCACATGGCTCACTGTAATCATGTGAAAATGGCACCATAAATAACTTATTCTGCCTTTTAACAGAATCTAATACCCATCTCGAGATGGAAGAACCAGTGCTTGATAAAATGACATCTTTGTGCAATACTCCAAAGGATTCTGGGACAGCAGCTCCACAAGGGCCTAGTTCAGGGAAACAGGTATGAAACTCACTGCTTTTCCAGGGATGTGACACTTTTTATGTAACAAAAATGCTTGTGAAATCATCAAGTAGTCAGAAGTCACTGAGATACTGTTTGTTGGAAGCCTAAAGGTAAGTAGTACAAAGATGTCCAGGTGAAGAATATGCTTGGTGTAATTTGCTCTGGATATGCAGATGTTTGCTATGGATACAAAATTGTGGAGCAGTAAACCCCAAAAGCCTTGCTAGTAAATTTAAATACTGTTTAGGATTTGTGGTGGGTTTTAttgttgattattttttctttaatctgttACCTTCAGTTTTCTGAAGATGGAATATGGGATTTGTTCTTAGGAAATGTGGAGGTGTATCCTTCCATATCGTGCAGCTCTGTGTGCAAACCCACGTGGAAAGAAGAAGTTAACTTTATGAAAACTATAGTGAGGATTAGGAAGTCTGGTTTTACAATGATCATTGCATATATGATGTATTCTATGTAAGTAAGAGCCAGGGTAAATAGTTCTTTGAAATTTGGTCAAAATATTAGATTACTCTGATCTTTCTGgctgtttttgctttgttttttgtttgtttgttctttttagcCAATGAGTGCAGCTCTGAGGGAGCGATTAAGGAAAACGAGACGTTCATTTAATGCTAATTTTACAGTGGCAAAGCGGCTCAAAATagatactgaagaaaaagactGTGCTGGTGCTGACAAAGGGTGTATGTCAAAGACAACTACAGATTGTTCCAGATTACAAGATGGTTCTGAAAGCCTGGATGGAAATGGAACTGGACATACATCTTTCAAGAGTTCTTTGCAGGCAAATGATCTCTGTGGATCAGTAGAGAAGTCTCATGTGCTGCAGGCGAGTTTTAATCTGCAGCAGTCCCTAGAAGAAAGAGTAAGGCTGGTGAAACAAGTGCAAGAGAAGGAAGAACTACTTCGAAGGCTCAAAATGGTGAAGATGTACAGATCTAAGGTGAGGTGAACCTCTGAAAGAGCACTTTAAAATCATCCTTTCGTAGTTTAATCCTCATTTATCTGTTTAAGCAACAATACTGACtgacttttttgtgtgtgttatgTATTGTCAGTTTGAGGCATTTCATCAGGGTAGGTTAGCAACgtatcaaaaaaccccacatttcagaaaatgacaaaattgTTTTTGCGTTGTCCTTATTTCAGAACAACCTGTCTGAACTGCAGGCTCTGATAGTGAAATGGAGAAGCAGTACCCAGCTGATGCTATATGAACTACAGTCAGCCTTTTCTGCAGATGGCAAGAAAGTGAGTCTCACTCAGCTGATAGATTCTTTTGGATTAGAAGACCAATTATTGCACTACAGCCGAACAGAAGAAGATTTTGTAGATGCATAATCTTCAGGTGCAAAGCTTTCATTTACATACATCTATAAGTACAAAAGACTGAATGAGTTCTATTCACATAGAAGTGTTGATCTAGCAGTGGACTTCATGCTTTGAGGTTAGGAGGCTTTCATAGGACATACTTGTAAATCTGAGTACTTAGATACAGCAGGCACTGTAAAAGGCATTACTTAACGGAAAAAACCTGAACTTGTGCTGGTTTGGAAAACCTGGCTTGATAACTTGATCAGTGAATagttgatttcttttattttgtttttttttattgaatgaATGAGGTCATATTTAACAGGTAGAAGGCAGTCCATTCTTTGATTAGTCATTGCAAGTTTACTTGTCTTGAAATTAATCCAGTTGTTATTTCTGTGAAGGGGAGTTCAGTTCTTTGTTCATAGATCCATTCTCATTTTGCAAATACATTCCTGCTGCCAGTGAGTTAATAAGAGCATTTTGCGAGTTAAGGTAACTAATTTTCATGTGGTTGATATTCTGAAGCTGCAATGAGATGCTCTCAgtagctttaatttttattatggAGGGAGAGGTGCTGTGATGCACTCATTTGCAGAATCTGGCTGAGTTTTCTTTGTGGAAGGTGTCTCTTCAGCATTCTGCCACAGCCTGAGATTATAGAAGGGAAGGCAAGAAAATTGCAACCAATATCTGTTTACTTTGCTGTTTTATGTGAGAGCCCAGGTGTTTCCACTCTTCAAATCAGTAAGGAAAAACAAGGCCTTGTCTCATGGGAGGGCTTAAAATATAGCATGATAAAGATGAATAAAACTTGAGCATTTCATCTAGCTTCCAATaaatacttttgttttaaaagctctttttaaGTCTTAACTTGAAATTGCTTCATTTACTCGTGGTGGCTTATGCATGTAGTGTGGTGACTTGTCTGCTTTTATTCTCCTTAAAATCAGCTCATCAAGTGTAGTGATACCTAAAGTGTAACTACTCTACAGCTCTCCCTCATATGAATATTGTTTTATATACAATCACATTCCTTGTTGGTCGTACCTTAATGGTTCTGTTTATGGTTGGAGGTTTTTATTTATAGGTGGCATTTCCTATTTCCTCAATAATTCTTAATTTCTTGGATATCTCAAAGGAAGATTGCACAGACCCTTTTAATGTTGATAGGGTTCATTAGACTTTAGTCTGTACCTACAACTTGCTCTTAATAGTGAATGTTGCTTTTGGCAGAATTTAGGAACAACCCCTATCGCCTCTCTCACTGAGTATTTAAGACAGTATTTCTTCTGccactttaataaaaaaagatgaaggtGTCTGTTGAAGGGTGTGGTTCTCCTCCCTGAGGTCCTTGGCACATCTGGGACTCTTAGTTCTAGAGAAGtttcagcaggaagaaaagtcTTGCAAGATGAAGGGAGGTGCAATTAGAATCCTTAAAGACCCCAGTTAGAGGTGATAAAGCAAAACAGGTGGTGTACATGATAAAACAGAAGTACTTTTCCATGCAAGTATTAAATTTTGTTAAACTGTCAAAGCTATTCATGCTGTCACAGTGGAATGGGTTGAGATTTTACATGAGTTTATGAAAGGTGAAGTATTAACACACACCATGGAAGAGGGGAATAAAAATCAGTGTGAATGTCTGAGATCAGTCTCCAGCAGTGGTTAAATTtatcaagatttttttatctgtgttaGCTGTCTTGGAGGGATCTGGCAGGAGAATAGAGTGCATATCAATGCAAAGGTCTGGTAGCTAGCAGCAACTATTCCAGCAGGCTTGATGCTTCCAAAAGTGGTTTTCATGTGCTCCTGCCAGTGGCAGGATGGCTGTAGGTAATTATGCTGTCAAAagaggcagcagctttcagGACTTGGGCCAGGTTGAACATGGGGTCATGATGAAGAGTACCTTCATCTTCTCAGCTACCTACACCTGTGCCATCTCAGGTGTAAATATGCTTTACATAGAAAAATGAACTCAAAGCCAAATGTGGATTTTAGCAGATGTGTGTCTAGCACAAACATAGAATTTGTGCAGTATTTTATCTCCAAAATGTTCTACAATTGCATATTGCAGAATAAGGATATACAAATACAGTGTACTGCTAATCTAcaatttctccctttcttttctgtaatgaGCTATAGAGTTTATGTAatcaaaacagcagaaatgcatcccctgaagtgaaataaaataaaatgtgaatagGTATACAATATACAAAACAGACAAATATGCAGCTttcaaaatgaagttattttaaaagaaattccagAAGTAGCAGCTTGTGGAAAGAAAAGTTCAGGGAGAAAGGCAGGTGTCCAACCTCTTTTTCTGAGATGAGACGATGGTCTTATAAATCTACTTGTAATCTGTTTTCTAAAGAATAGGGAATGTTCTTGATCTCAGTCTTGCAACTTCTCCCTGAAGAATTTCAAACTGTTCTTCCTGTTCCTTTACAAGACCCCGTAGGTGTTTCTGCTTCAAAATCTCTTGGTAACGCTGCTCTGCTATCCTTTGAGAAACATGCTGTGTATCtggataaaacaaaatataaggGTTAGCTTGTACCTGTAGGGGATACATAGTCTATATTTACATTGGACCTGTCCCTTTGTTCTTCTGACTTCTATATAActcaagcattttaaaaaaggctcACAGTTGGGATTCAGAGTCTTCATAGtactgaataaaacaaaaaatttcaaaaaggGGCAGGTCTGCTTCCTTTAATTTCTAACAAGTCCCcactgctttgaaaatctgTAACTGGTGTGCTAATGGGAAGATCTTTACAGTTTTTCTAACAGTGAAAGCACTTCTCAGCTTCATGTCACTTCCTCTGTTCCCTTCAGCGAGTGGAAAGAAGTGGGTTGAACAGTTCTGATAAAGAATGGAAGTATGAAGGTATTAATGACTATAATATTTTGACTTAAATAGTTCCAGCAATTTAGTCATTTAACTTGGTTTACAAGAGCAACAATTTCTAGGTATGCTCTTAAGAAAACAATGTTAAATTGTGGTTGGAAGACCAGTGCTAATTGTGTGCATCACATAATAAACAGGTACTTCTTGCACCGTAGCTGATGCTGATGGAAAACAGGACCATATAGCCATGGAGatattttctgaatgtttttttgcttgtgacTTCATGTGTGTTATTGTGACTCACCAGCTGCCTCAAAGATGTGCCTCCTTTCTGACACAGAGACAAGCATTTCTttcagctccaggctgagctcatagttttcttgctcttttaaACTGATGCACTTCTCCAGCTCTTTAATTCTTTTCTGTTGGTGCTTCACGTTCTTCTTGTGCAGCTGCCCATTTCCAAATAGATAAAACAAATATATGAGTTTATACATAAGCTGTCCAGAGAAACTTTTGCTGGAAACCTATAATCTTAAGCACTGCATCATAGCTCAATAAACTTTCATGTATTTTGATTTGACTAGTAGCACATTCTAGCTTTACTAGCAGACTGTATTCCAACATGCTTTATGGATTTGTAATGTAAGTAGCAGGCAAGGAACAAGAGGTATGTGTCAGAGAGAGATATTAAAGATAAAACTTGAAAGacaaagggaggaaagaaagtcAATTAAATCAGTGAACTGAGAACACTCTTGGCTGCTAGAAGCTGCTAAGAAAAGGGTTGTTTTGCTGAAGCTGTTGGATGGGCTGTGAAGGCACAAGGTACATACTAAAGcttgaagaggaagagaaggctgaTGCCAGCTAGGGCAACCTGGAGAAAATCCAGTTGAATTCCTGATAAACAAGGATAATCACAATTCAAATGCTGAAACAGATGAGGGAGGCAGCAAATCCATtacttattatttattattattgtgtCCATTATTTTGAATATAAGGGGTAGTGATATTACAGACAGGCAGGTGCTCCTGGAGAGAAACATTACGCAGTGAAGATTGGAAGACTGCTTCATTAGAAATGGAAGAATGACTTTTATAGGCTATGCTGTGCCAGAAGAGATAAGCAGATCTGCATCCAGATGTTCAGGAAGAAGAGAATCTAATTCCAGTAACAGCAAGTAGATTTCTCTCCATAGGGTAGATCTGTGCAGCAGTCCATGTATGATGACTGCTTCTGAAGACTCTGGAGAACTGCTGCTGTAGATAGACAGCTCAGTGCAAGTTGAAGAATGTATGGAAAGccagataaataaatacatggatatggatatggatattTATCCCTGTGCACTGTTTCAGCTGTGCTCCAACAGTTGAGTTGTCAACAGTTGTCTTGAGCTGGAGAGTAAGCCTATATCATTTATAATTATTCTTTACAAAAACCTCTTGCCTAATGAAGGAGCAAAATTGGATTTGAACCAAGCATGTATCTCAAAGGTAGTGGTTCACTTAGGATTTACCTTGTCCATGATGCCAAGAGTCTGCTCCATCACTGAAATGCGGTGCTCAATGTTGCTGTCATAGTTCAGCTCAGTTAGGAACTAAagaattaaaatgagaaagaaaccATCTTTCTAAGACTGTTTGTTCTCAACAGTTCTGCACTTTAAAGACAATCATACTATATGAAATTCAAAAAACTAGAATTTTGTACAGTAGAAAGGCTTACTAAAAATCATAAATGGACACTTAAGCTGTTATTTGATGCTGTGTAAATACTAGACTACAACTGTTAAAAAGAATGTTACCTACTGTGTGTCAGTGGAAACAAAGACCAAGCAAATTTGTTTCAAGGTagtcaaaaaacccaatttATATTTCTGCAAATAAGGTAGTCTGAAGTAGCACAGCTAGAGGCCAAAGTGCTATACAGCCTGTCCTTAGGCTAGAGAAGGAAGTGATTAGTTTCTGTCAAGTGGCTTCCTAGTAATTCTTTTATTCTTGTATCTGCAGAGTAAGTCGTATTTTAGAGAATTTACTGGAGATCTTTTTCTGGGCACACTGCTACTAAAATACCTCTATCAAATAAAGAGTAAAACAGGCTGTATAATAATAGGCAGTAGAGAGGTTTCTGTAGTTACAGACTCATCCTTCCAGAGTACTGTCCCACCAAAACGACTGGTAGAGTTTTGTTGAACTGCTCTAAGAATTAATACAGGAAAGACCCAGCAGGCTTCTTGCCTACAGCACCAAAATACTTACACTCACTGCTTCAAGAATAGCTCTCATTCCAGTTGTTTGCAGGTCTTTGCCCCCCCCATGCATTTATCTAATCCATCTTTCATTACCTATTGTTGGGGTCTCTGTTGCCTTGTCTTTCCTGCTAACCCCACATTTTACTCAAGTAAAGTCAACCCCCTCAGAGTATTCAAATTCTGATTAAACTGGTAGATGCATTTCCTGTAGGCAAGTCTTGAATCTGAAGGGCAACAGTTTTGCTCATTACTTTAAATGAAGTTTGAGCTAATGGCAACACTGTGCTTCGAGAACTTCTCAGTGTGTTGTCCCATCAGCTCTttggaaagctgttttgttgGTGTTATGGAACTCCAGACTGTAATTGAGAAGTGAACAAGGAGTTTGGAGAGcagcaaaacaacagaaaccTGAGCAAAACTTAGATTTTTGGATATCCTTACCTGCTCTCCAATatccttcattttctctgtgctttacAGGCTCTCACTGCCTACCCATCCTCCAGCATCCCATACTCTAAGCATTGTCACAAAACCATCAGTTTCCCTACAGTCCTCTCCATCCCACAATGCAGTACCCTCAGCCTTCCCCTACaatctctcttcctcctttcttctcccactTTGTGGGTGCTGACTTGCCTCTTGcctgccaggcagggcagtTTCCTGTCATTCTGCTGCTGGGCCAACAAGTAGCAGGGAGTGGGTCTGCATTAGGCTCCTGTAGGAACCTGAGATCTTTCTGTACTGAGCAAAAGTTACAGTATTTCTCTGAGATACCAGATGGGGGCACCTCAGACCTTTCACTTAGAATATAGTTAGGGttaaaaaatctgttccttGTTGCCACCAGATCCTTACCCTAAGTCCTAATTTTGAAACACTAAGAGTTAAGGCTAATTTTCCCTCTGTTTACCCCAGAATAATTAGAAGAACATAATCACCGAACAATCTCAAGAATAAAATTTCCCtttgaaagctgaattttttaCCTAGTAGGCATCAAGCTTCTCTGTAGGAGTAAGAGACTTACAAGGTATAAATGATCTTACAGGTATAGACAGCAAATTTTCTGCAGTCAAGATACAGAGAAATTAACTCACAAGCTGGCGATCTTTTGAAATAGGTAGTGTTACAATATCCTGAGCCTTCTGTTTCAGATCTTCTATCTGCATTCTCATTTTCTTGTGCTGCCATTCCAGCTGAAATATCCCTTTAGAGAAATCTTTACATTCCACCATgctagcaatttttttttctccttgagcCTGAAAATAGATTAAGaggatattaattttaaaaatctttactATTCAAATGCTTCTTAACATGACTGCAAGTTTGCCTTGAGGGAATTTTTGGACTAGTGCTTAGgatattaattttctatttatgGTGTGTGTGTAAGTGATCTAAAAACTGCTGCCAGATCGTTGATCTGAATTGTATTGATCAAGTATCAAGAAAGCAGAATGTATTGTAATATCTACATCATGATAAGAGACATAATAGAATTTTTAATAGCTTCTAGATTACAACTGAGCCTGCTGGTGTGCAGTAACACTAAAATTAGGTCccaaacaggagaaaaaggaaggagaataCATTTGTTTCAAGAGCTTAAGTTTCCTTCAATAATGTAAATTACCATGATAGCGCAATTGAGCTCTTCAATAACACTCTTATTAATGAGAATGGCATCAGTGTAGTCTGGGATATCAGCACTTTGCAATTCCACCTGTCCTTGTTTTAGCAAAAACTGGACAGTCAAATTCAACTGCAGTTtcatcttctcctcctctaGCCTAAAATGTGAGGAAGCAGAATCAAGAGTTAGTTATTTCAACAGTATGATAACAATCCTCCCATGATCCtcaatatgtttttatttatgacTGGTAAGTGGTATGTTCATATAGGGGTTACTTTTGGACAGCCAGTGGTTTATTTGTTCTCAAAGCAACAAAAGAATTTGCAACTGATTTCAATACTTGAAGTTTTCAATCACTGGATTCAGTTTAACATTCTAGCAGATGTTCTGAGAGAAAGTGTCCATATTGAACAGAAATCTTAACAAGTGGAAAAGAAATAGAGGATACTCCCTGTCAGCACTAGTTTCTTGTATAATTTATCCTGGAGTTTGTTCA
This window contains:
- the SFR1 gene encoding swi5-dependent recombination DNA repair protein 1 homolog isoform X1, giving the protein MEEPVLDKMTSLCNTPKDSGTAAPQGPSSGKQPMSAALRERLRKTRRSFNANFTVAKRLKIDTEEKDCAGADKGCMSKTTTDCSRLQDGSESLDGNGTGHTSFKSSLQANDLCGSVEKSHVLQASFNLQQSLEERVRLVKQVQEKEELLRRLKMVKMYRSKNNLSELQALIVKWRSSTQLMLYELQSAFSADGKKVSLTQLIDSFGLEDQLLHYSRTEEDFVDA
- the SFR1 gene encoding swi5-dependent recombination DNA repair protein 1 homolog isoform X2; the encoded protein is MSAALRERLRKTRRSFNANFTVAKRLKIDTEEKDCAGADKGCMSKTTTDCSRLQDGSESLDGNGTGHTSFKSSLQANDLCGSVEKSHVLQASFNLQQSLEERVRLVKQVQEKEELLRRLKMVKMYRSKNNLSELQALIVKWRSSTQLMLYELQSAFSADGKKVSLTQLIDSFGLEDQLLHYSRTEEDFVDA